The Sphingosinicella humi genome has a window encoding:
- a CDS encoding DUF2891 domain-containing protein, whose amino-acid sequence MSHILTPETAARFAELALGHVTREYPHKLDHVMDGPEDVLGPRALHPIFFGSFDWHSCVHGYWLLLTVRRLFPDLPICRRIEALADEMLTPENVAGERAYLLRAYSGGFERPYGWAWLLALHREATQHGDREWGAVLAPLAEDFAERFRLFLPKLTYPIRTGTHFNTAFALILALEWAERHDGTLTTLIRARAVDYFGDDRACSGWEPGGDDFLSSALIEALCMKRCVTPAAFRTWLEGFLPDLIAGEPRSLFTPATVSDRSDGKIAHLDGFNLSRAWCWRGLADVLEPDLAALARDTAETHLDASLPYVAGDYMGEHWLATFALLALGAANV is encoded by the coding sequence ATGTCTCATATTCTGACCCCCGAAACCGCCGCCCGCTTCGCCGAACTCGCGCTCGGCCATGTCACGCGCGAATATCCACACAAGCTCGACCATGTGATGGACGGGCCGGAGGACGTGCTCGGCCCGCGCGCGTTGCACCCCATCTTCTTCGGCAGCTTCGACTGGCACAGCTGTGTCCATGGCTATTGGCTGCTGCTGACGGTACGGCGGCTGTTTCCGGACCTGCCCATCTGCCGCCGCATCGAGGCGCTGGCCGACGAGATGCTGACCCCGGAGAACGTCGCCGGCGAGCGCGCCTATCTGCTCCGCGCTTATTCGGGCGGGTTCGAGCGGCCCTATGGCTGGGCCTGGCTGCTCGCGCTGCACCGTGAGGCTACGCAGCACGGCGACAGGGAGTGGGGCGCGGTGCTGGCGCCGCTCGCCGAGGATTTTGCCGAGCGCTTCCGCCTGTTCCTGCCGAAGCTTACCTATCCGATCCGCACCGGCACCCATTTCAACACCGCCTTCGCCCTCATCCTCGCGCTCGAATGGGCGGAACGGCATGATGGGACATTGACGACCCTGATCCGCGCCCGCGCCGTCGATTATTTTGGGGATGACCGCGCCTGTTCCGGTTGGGAGCCGGGCGGGGACGACTTCCTGTCTTCCGCTTTGATCGAGGCGCTGTGCATGAAGCGGTGCGTCACGCCGGCCGCGTTTCGAACCTGGCTCGAAGGCTTCCTGCCCGATCTCATCGCCGGAGAACCGCGCAGCCTGTTTACGCCGGCCACCGTGTCCGATCGGTCCGACGGCAAGATTGCCCATCTCGACGGCTTCAACCTGAGCCGCGCCTGGTGCTGGCGCGGATTGGCCGACGTGTTGGAGCCCGATCTGGCGGCGCTCGCCCGGGACACCGCCGAGACGCATCTCGACGCCAGCCTGCCCTATGTCGCCGGCGACTATATGGGCGAGCACTGGCTCGCCACCTTCGCCTTGCTCGCCCTGGGAGCCGCCAATGTCTGA
- a CDS encoding DUF979 domain-containing protein has product MIGLPWLYALAGAMFAAFSLLSVLDRSNSKRFGNAAFWGLLAVSFFAGDQLGDFGNGILVLCLVGLAGFHALGRGNPPTSSEAERADYSMRFGNKLFLPALVIPATALLGTFFLKDSGLIDPGQVTLISLGLGVLIALAVCFAWLRPPALAPLQEGRRLMDSVGWAAVLPQMLAALGAVFAMAGVGEVVGGIAGEVIPEGNLFAAVATFAVGMALFTMIMGNAFAAFPVMTAAIGLPILIQQYGGEPAIVCAIGMLAGFCGTLMTPMAANFNIVPAVLLDLKDQNGVVKAQVGTAIPLFIVNLFLIYFLAF; this is encoded by the coding sequence ATGATCGGTCTTCCCTGGCTCTACGCCCTTGCCGGCGCCATGTTCGCCGCCTTTTCGCTGCTGAGCGTGCTCGATCGGAGCAACAGCAAGCGCTTCGGCAATGCCGCCTTCTGGGGTCTGCTGGCGGTGAGCTTCTTTGCCGGCGACCAACTCGGCGATTTCGGCAATGGCATCCTGGTCCTGTGTCTGGTGGGGCTTGCCGGCTTCCACGCCTTGGGGCGGGGCAATCCGCCGACGTCGAGCGAAGCCGAGCGCGCCGACTATTCGATGAGGTTCGGCAACAAGCTGTTCCTGCCCGCGCTCGTCATCCCGGCCACCGCTCTCCTCGGCACTTTCTTTCTCAAGGACAGCGGGCTCATCGATCCGGGACAGGTGACGCTCATCTCGCTCGGTCTCGGCGTCTTGATCGCGCTTGCCGTCTGTTTCGCCTGGCTGAGGCCGCCGGCGCTGGCGCCGCTTCAGGAAGGTCGGCGGCTGATGGATTCGGTGGGCTGGGCGGCGGTCCTCCCGCAGATGCTGGCCGCGCTCGGCGCGGTGTTCGCGATGGCAGGGGTAGGCGAGGTCGTCGGCGGCATCGCCGGAGAGGTCATTCCCGAAGGCAATCTCTTCGCGGCCGTCGCCACTTTCGCGGTCGGCATGGCGCTCTTCACCATGATCATGGGCAACGCCTTCGCCGCCTTCCCGGTGATGACGGCCGCCATCGGCCTGCCCATCCTCATCCAGCAATATGGTGGCGAGCCGGCGATCGTCTGCGCGATCGGCATGTTGGCGGGCTTCTGCGGCACGCTGATGACCCCTATGGCCGCCAACTTCAACATCGTCCCCGCCGTCCTCCTCGACCTCAAGGACCAGAACGGCGTGGTGAAGGCGCAGGTCGGCACCGCCATACCGCTCTTCATCGTCAATCTCTTCCTCATCTACTTCCTGGCCTTCTGA
- a CDS encoding DUF969 domain-containing protein encodes MSDLLVLSGILIVVIGFLLRLNPLLVVTIAALATGFAAGLDPVAVISAFGRAFNENRYVSIVWILLPVIGLLERYGLQNRARALIGQLKSATTGRLLLVYLLFRQVTAALGLTSVAGHPQTVRPIVAPMAEAAAEQQHGELDEPTREKVKAYSAATDNVGLFFGEDIFIAIGSILLMKGFLEQYGIILEPLDLSVWAIPTAIAAFLIHGTRLMLLDRRLAKNPSIVRAERSRGAPAQTPLDAVYPERLPQAGSRRARDERGEETR; translated from the coding sequence ATGAGCGATCTCCTCGTCCTCTCCGGTATCCTGATCGTCGTCATCGGTTTCCTGCTGCGGCTCAATCCGCTGCTGGTCGTGACGATTGCGGCGCTGGCCACGGGCTTCGCCGCCGGCCTCGATCCGGTGGCCGTGATTTCCGCCTTTGGGAGAGCGTTCAACGAGAACCGCTATGTCAGCATCGTCTGGATCCTGCTTCCCGTCATCGGCCTTCTCGAACGCTACGGGCTGCAGAACCGGGCGCGCGCCCTTATCGGACAGCTCAAGAGCGCGACGACGGGCCGATTGCTCCTTGTCTACCTCCTCTTCCGCCAGGTGACCGCGGCGCTGGGCCTGACCTCCGTCGCCGGCCATCCCCAGACCGTTCGCCCCATCGTCGCGCCCATGGCCGAGGCCGCAGCCGAACAGCAGCATGGCGAACTGGACGAGCCCACTCGCGAGAAGGTGAAGGCCTATTCCGCCGCCACCGACAATGTCGGCCTGTTCTTCGGCGAGGATATCTTCATCGCGATCGGCTCGATCCTGCTGATGAAGGGCTTCCTCGAACAATATGGCATCATCCTGGAGCCGCTCGACCTCTCCGTCTGGGCCATCCCCACCGCCATCGCCGCCTTCCTGATCCACGGGACCCGGCTGATGCTGCTGGATCGACGCCTCGCCAAGAATCCCAGCATCGTTCGTGCCGAGCGCAGTCGAGGCGCGCCTGCGCAAACGCCCCTCGACGCAGTTTATCCTGAGCGGCTGCCGCAGGCAGGCAGCCGAAGGGCTCGGGACGAGCGGGGGGAGGAGACGCGATGA
- a CDS encoding hydantoinase B/oxoprolinase family protein, which yields MTRDWEFWIDRGGTFTDVVARRPDGALVTLKLLSDNPEQYEDAAVAGIRALLGEHGPGFSGASIRAVKMGTTVATNALLERKGEPVVLAITRGFGDALRIGYQSRPHIFARNIVLPEPLYSHVVEADERVTAAGEVLRPLDEARAQADLQAAFAQGYRAIAIVLMHGWRWTAHEAALAEMAREIGFTQISASHRVGPLIKLVGRGDTSVVDAYLSPVLRRYVDRVVTALAGTESNDDGGRLFFMQSSGGLTDAAAFQGKDAILSGPAGGIVGMARTAAEAGFHRIIGFDMGGTSTDVSHFAGAYERSTEKMVAGVRVRAPMLEIHTVAAGGGSICSFDGARLRVGPDSAGAVPGPACYRRGGPLTITDCNVMLGKIRPEHFPATFGPNADQPIDGDVVERKFEALAKEVKAATGNRLSPQEIAQGFVRIAVDNMANAIKQISIARGHDVTRYTLACFGGAGGQHACLVADALGMGRVMIHPLAGVLSAYGMGLADMTELRQRTFGRRLEEAETLGPLLDELAEDGRAALLAQGVDEGAIEVQRRAALRYDGSDSTLEVEVSEPQRMRSEFEALHRARFGFVAEETPVVIETAIVEAIGRAASEKPFVPSEVEARPHQRPSTSLGTNGVIERDGLECGTLIPGPAIIVDPSSTTVLEPGWQAEVDGFGNLILTRAEAREEAFAIGTQVDPVMLEIFNNLFMAIAEEMGVALQNTASSVNIKERLDFSCAVFDRGGSLIANAPHIPVHLGSMGDSIRTIIEARGNALDGRGMKPGDVYALNAPYRGGTHLPDITVIMPVFVDGDDDPAWYVAARGHHADIGGIAPGSMPPDSRTVHEEGVLIDNQLLVDAGHFREAEMRALLASGEWPARKPDRNISDLKAQIAACARGAAELRRVAAEYGREVIDAYMGHVMANAEEAVRRLIDGLKDGHFAYEMDNGAVVQATISVDRASRSAVIDFSGTSDQQPNNFNAPYSICRAATLYVFRTLVDDVIPMNDGCLRPITLKVPEGSMLNPHYPAAVVAGNVETSQVITDTLFAACGALAPSQGTMNNFTFGNDRHQYYETIAGGAGAGPDFDGASAVQTHMTNSRLTDPEILETRYPVLLERFAIRRGSGGEGRHRGGNGVERHLRFLESMRANILSNRRRVPPAGLAGGGPAKAGINRVVRSDGAVEELTATASAEMEAGDMFVIETPGGGGFGPT from the coding sequence ATGACTCGCGATTGGGAATTCTGGATCGATCGGGGCGGCACCTTCACCGATGTCGTCGCCCGGCGGCCGGACGGCGCGCTCGTCACCTTGAAGCTGCTCTCCGACAATCCTGAGCAATATGAGGACGCCGCCGTCGCCGGTATCCGGGCGCTGCTGGGGGAGCATGGCCCAGGCTTTTCTGGCGCGTCCATCCGCGCCGTGAAGATGGGCACCACGGTCGCCACCAACGCGCTGCTGGAGCGCAAGGGCGAGCCGGTAGTGCTGGCGATCACCCGAGGCTTTGGCGACGCGTTGAGGATCGGATACCAATCGCGCCCTCATATCTTCGCCCGCAACATCGTCCTGCCCGAGCCGCTCTATAGCCATGTGGTGGAGGCGGACGAGCGGGTGACCGCCGCCGGCGAGGTCCTCCGGCCGCTCGACGAGGCGAGGGCGCAGGCGGATTTGCAGGCGGCATTCGCGCAGGGATATCGCGCCATCGCCATTGTCCTCATGCACGGCTGGCGCTGGACGGCGCATGAGGCAGCGCTCGCCGAAATGGCGCGCGAAATCGGCTTCACGCAGATTTCTGCCAGCCATCGTGTGGGACCGCTGATCAAGCTCGTCGGACGCGGCGACACGAGCGTGGTCGATGCCTATCTCTCGCCCGTGCTTCGCCGCTATGTCGACCGGGTCGTGACGGCTTTGGCAGGCACAGAGTCGAACGATGATGGCGGACGGCTCTTCTTCATGCAGTCGAGCGGTGGCCTCACCGACGCCGCCGCCTTCCAGGGCAAGGACGCGATTCTCTCCGGTCCCGCCGGCGGGATCGTCGGCATGGCGCGGACAGCGGCCGAGGCAGGATTCCACCGTATCATCGGCTTCGACATGGGCGGCACCTCGACCGACGTCTCCCACTTCGCCGGCGCTTATGAGCGCAGCACGGAGAAGATGGTCGCGGGAGTCCGCGTCCGCGCGCCGATGCTGGAGATCCATACGGTCGCGGCCGGCGGTGGGTCGATCTGCAGCTTTGATGGCGCTCGTCTTCGGGTCGGACCGGATTCGGCCGGGGCCGTGCCGGGTCCGGCCTGTTATCGACGCGGCGGTCCGCTCACCATCACCGACTGCAACGTCATGCTGGGCAAGATCCGCCCCGAACATTTCCCCGCCACCTTCGGGCCGAACGCCGATCAGCCGATCGACGGGGACGTTGTGGAGCGAAAATTCGAGGCTCTCGCGAAGGAGGTCAAGGCTGCCACCGGCAATCGCCTTTCGCCGCAGGAGATCGCTCAAGGTTTCGTCCGCATCGCGGTCGACAACATGGCCAATGCCATCAAGCAGATCTCCATCGCCCGCGGCCACGATGTCACGCGCTACACGCTGGCCTGTTTCGGTGGCGCCGGCGGCCAGCACGCCTGCCTGGTGGCCGATGCGCTCGGCATGGGCCGGGTCATGATCCACCCGCTGGCAGGGGTCCTTTCAGCCTATGGCATGGGCCTCGCCGACATGACCGAGCTGAGGCAGCGCACCTTCGGGCGGAGGCTGGAAGAGGCGGAGACGCTGGGGCCGCTTCTGGACGAATTGGCTGAGGACGGAAGAGCCGCGCTCCTCGCTCAAGGCGTCGATGAGGGCGCCATCGAGGTGCAGCGCCGCGCCGCCCTACGCTACGACGGCAGCGACAGCACGCTGGAGGTCGAGGTCTCCGAGCCGCAGCGCATGCGCTCCGAATTCGAAGCCCTCCACCGCGCCCGCTTCGGCTTCGTCGCCGAGGAGACTCCGGTGGTCATCGAAACCGCCATTGTGGAGGCGATCGGCCGGGCCGCTTCCGAGAAGCCGTTCGTGCCGAGCGAAGTCGAGGCGCGCCCGCACCAACGCCCCTCGACTTCGCTCGGGACGAATGGAGTCATCGAGCGGGACGGATTGGAGTGCGGCACTCTCATCCCCGGTCCCGCCATCATCGTCGATCCGTCCTCCACGACCGTGCTCGAGCCCGGTTGGCAGGCCGAGGTGGACGGGTTCGGCAATCTCATCCTCACCCGCGCCGAAGCGCGTGAGGAAGCATTCGCCATTGGAACACAGGTCGACCCGGTGATGCTGGAGATCTTCAACAATCTTTTCATGGCGATCGCCGAGGAAATGGGCGTCGCCCTCCAGAACACGGCATCTTCCGTCAATATCAAGGAGCGGCTCGATTTCTCCTGCGCCGTCTTCGACAGGGGGGGCAGCCTTATCGCCAACGCACCGCATATACCGGTGCACCTTGGCTCGATGGGCGACAGCATCCGCACCATCATCGAGGCGCGCGGGAACGCGCTCGACGGACGCGGCATGAAGCCGGGCGACGTTTACGCGCTGAACGCGCCCTACCGCGGCGGCACGCATCTGCCAGACATCACGGTCATCATGCCGGTCTTCGTCGATGGGGACGATGATCCGGCCTGGTATGTCGCGGCGCGCGGCCATCATGCCGACATCGGCGGCATCGCCCCGGGCTCGATGCCGCCGGACAGCCGCACCGTGCATGAGGAAGGTGTCCTGATCGACAATCAGCTGCTGGTCGACGCCGGCCACTTCCGCGAGGCGGAGATGCGGGCGCTGCTGGCCTCCGGCGAATGGCCGGCGCGCAAGCCCGATCGCAACATCTCGGACCTCAAGGCCCAGATCGCCGCCTGCGCGCGGGGCGCGGCCGAGCTTCGCCGCGTCGCCGCCGAATATGGGCGCGAGGTGATCGATGCCTATATGGGCCATGTCATGGCCAACGCCGAAGAGGCGGTGCGTCGCCTGATCGATGGCCTGAAGGACGGCCATTTCGCCTATGAGATGGACAATGGCGCGGTGGTCCAGGCCACTATCTCGGTCGATCGCGCTAGCCGCTCCGCCGTCATCGACTTCTCAGGCACCAGCGACCAGCAGCCCAATAATTTCAACGCACCCTATTCGATCTGCCGCGCGGCGACGCTCTACGTCTTCCGCACCCTGGTCGACGACGTCATCCCGATGAACGACGGCTGCCTTCGGCCGATCACGCTCAAGGTGCCGGAAGGCTCCATGCTCAATCCGCATTATCCTGCCGCCGTGGTGGCGGGGAACGTCGAGACGAGCCAGGTGATCACCGACACGCTCTTCGCCGCCTGCGGCGCGCTGGCGCCAAGCCAGGGCACGATGAACAACTTCACTTTCGGCAACGATCGCCATCAATATTATGAAACCATCGCTGGCGGCGCCGGGGCCGGGCCGGACTTCGATGGGGCGAGCGCGGTCCAGACCCACATGACCAACAGCCGCCTCACCGATCCGGAGATATTGGAGACCCGCTATCCCGTCCTGCTGGAGCGTTTCGCCATCCGACGCGGCTCGGGCGGGGAAGGTCGGCATCGCGGCGGCAATGGGGTCGAGCGCCACCTCCGCTTCCTGGAGTCGATGCGGGCCAATATCCTGTCCAACCGCCGCCGGGTGCCGCCGGCGGGGCTGGCGGGCGGCGGTCCGGCGAAAGCGGGCATCAACCGGGTGGTACGGAGCGACGGCGCCGTGGAGGAACTCACCGCCACGGCTTCAGCGGAAATGGAAGCCGGCGACATGTTTGTGATCGAAACGCCGGGCGGCGGGGGCTTCGGCCCGACATGA
- a CDS encoding metal-dependent hydrolase family protein, producing the protein MRLVFAALLSAALATTALAQTPPTGGDVFIHAGTLLDRPGQEPRQNATILVRDGRIVSVQDGFIQPSAGARLIDLSDSFVLPGLIDSHVHLSSDRAGQEGLVASFTESEQMAAYETLWNAQKTLQAGFTTVRNLGDEGATLALRDAIARGWATGPRIVDAASSISTTSGHMDSRLGIREELHDAIPHENLCDGADDCRKAVRRQIGRGADVIKIATTGGVNSRIGAGLGAQMFDDEVKAIVDTAHLYGKKVAVHAHGADGIVLALEAGVDSIEHGTLLDDEGIALFKKTGAYYVPTLSTVNGYLERIAANPDAYPPEVRKKIDWRIGITGKSLQKAVPAGVKIAFGTDAGVSKHGRNADEFELMVKHGMTPTAAIKAATVNAADLLGLANEIGTLEAGKAADIIAVSGNPLQDVTELKDVDFVMKGGKVHKDEN; encoded by the coding sequence ATGCGCCTTGTCTTCGCCGCCCTTCTCTCCGCCGCCCTCGCCACTACGGCGCTCGCCCAAACGCCCCCAACGGGAGGCGACGTCTTCATCCACGCCGGCACCCTGCTCGACCGGCCGGGACAGGAGCCGCGGCAAAACGCCACGATCCTCGTTCGCGATGGCCGCATCGTCTCCGTACAGGACGGTTTCATCCAACCCTCGGCCGGCGCCAGGCTGATCGACTTGTCCGACAGCTTCGTTCTGCCGGGGCTGATCGACAGCCACGTTCACCTCTCCTCCGACCGCGCCGGTCAGGAGGGGCTGGTCGCGAGCTTCACCGAGAGCGAGCAGATGGCGGCCTACGAGACGCTGTGGAACGCGCAGAAGACGCTCCAGGCGGGCTTCACCACCGTCCGCAATCTCGGCGACGAGGGCGCGACCCTGGCGCTTCGCGACGCCATCGCCCGCGGCTGGGCGACCGGGCCGCGCATCGTCGATGCGGCCTCCTCCATCTCGACGACGTCGGGCCACATGGATTCCCGCCTCGGCATCCGCGAGGAGCTTCACGATGCCATCCCCCACGAGAATCTCTGCGACGGCGCCGACGATTGCCGCAAGGCGGTGCGCCGGCAGATCGGGCGCGGCGCGGACGTCATCAAGATCGCCACCACCGGCGGCGTCAACAGCCGCATCGGCGCCGGGCTCGGCGCGCAGATGTTCGACGACGAGGTGAAGGCGATCGTCGACACCGCCCATCTCTACGGCAAGAAGGTCGCCGTCCACGCGCATGGCGCCGACGGCATCGTCCTGGCGCTGGAGGCTGGCGTCGATTCGATCGAGCATGGCACGCTCCTCGACGACGAAGGGATCGCGCTTTTCAAGAAGACGGGCGCCTATTACGTCCCGACCCTGTCGACGGTGAACGGCTATCTGGAGCGCATCGCCGCCAACCCCGACGCCTATCCGCCCGAAGTCAGGAAGAAGATCGACTGGCGCATCGGCATCACCGGCAAGTCGCTCCAAAAGGCCGTGCCGGCGGGCGTGAAGATCGCCTTCGGCACGGACGCCGGCGTCTCCAAGCATGGCCGCAACGCGGACGAGTTCGAGCTGATGGTGAAGCACGGCATGACCCCCACCGCCGCCATCAAGGCCGCGACGGTCAACGCCGCCGACCTCCTCGGCCTCGCCAATGAAATCGGCACGTTGGAGGCCGGCAAGGCGGCGGACATCATCGCCGTCTCCGGCAATCCGCTCCAGGACGTGACGGAGCTGAAGGACGTCGATTTCGTGATGAAGGGCGGCAAGGTCCACAAGGACGAGAATTGA